A stretch of Amblyraja radiata isolate CabotCenter1 chromosome 6, sAmbRad1.1.pri, whole genome shotgun sequence DNA encodes these proteins:
- the LOC116974430 gene encoding arachidonate 5-lipoxygenase-activating protein → MDMDVMDKVVFLGAVTVLSALQNVFFAYTVQNESVNQRPANTAFGRVSVANHNCIEVYPTFLALLWTAGLFCSQAPAAFAGMLYLIVRHKYFVGYLGESSQSLHGFFFGKRLIGFLFIMSTAGIVNYATNYLFGINFLFYIQTLTKASAALLLIP, encoded by the exons ATGGATATGGATGTTATGGACAAAGTGGTCTTTCTGGGCGCCGTGACCGTCCTCAGCGCCCTGCAGAACG TATTCTTTGCCTACACGGTGCAGAACGAATCTGTTAATCAACGCCCAGCGAACACAGCTTTCGGGCGGGTCAGTGTGGCCAA CCACAACTGCATTGAAGTTTACCCTACgttcctggctctactgtggaccgCTGGACTTTTCTGTAGTCAAG CTCCTGCTGCCTTTGCTGGAATGTTGTACTTGATAGTGCGGCACAAGTACTTTGTTGGATATCTGGGAGAAAGCAGTCAAAG CCTCCATGGGTTTTTCTTTGGCAAACGTCTAATAGGCTTTCTCTTCATCATGTCAACTGCTGGAATTGTCAACTACGCAACAAACTACCTCTTTGGGATTAACTTCCTGTTTTACATTCAAACGCTCACAAAGGCTTCTGCTGCCCTGCTCCTCATTCCGTAG